From Brassica oleracea var. oleracea cultivar TO1000 chromosome C3, BOL, whole genome shotgun sequence, a single genomic window includes:
- the LOC106334247 gene encoding B3 domain-containing protein At1g08985, producing the protein MDPDMMTKRVLTDTDLSTQGWLILPTQKIENIEKNLGFTLPRNGAQVEILDNDKSYWVNLNKNKAGYYIGQGWKSLRDERDLKTGDVIQLYWKDTKFIFSMCPSEAEQASQKGESSSSN; encoded by the exons ATGGATCCCGATATGATGACAAAAAGAGTGTTAACAGACACCGATCTTTCCACACAAGGTTGGTTGATTTTACCAACACAGAAGATCGAAAACATAGAAAAGAACCTGGGATTTACGTTACCCCGAAATGGTGCTCAAGTGGAAATTCTGGACAATGACAAGTCCTATTGGGTAAACCTTAATAAAAACAAAGCTGGTTATTATATCGGACAAGGGTGGAAAAGTTTGAGAGATGAAAGAGATCTCAAAACAGGCGATGTCATCCAATTATATTGGAAAGATACAAAATTCATTTTCTCTATGTG CCCATCGGAAGCAGAACAAGCAAGTCAGAAAGGAGAAAGCAGTTCTTCTAATTGA